The Besnoitia besnoiti strain Bb-Ger1 chromosome IV, whole genome shotgun sequence genome contains a region encoding:
- a CDS encoding arginine decarboxylase (encoded by transcript BESB_057220) — protein sequence MLERRGTLRYGAERRLRQFGSRDSVLLVPGTPFSMQSTSGVFLPFGAGGEPLSLSRGSESPQDFDVDSVMRAHPQPARGGLHHRSGAGRRGDGEKSDRGGAAASRRCYGPHAGASGRAAATRTLSPYGDRDEGGAGSRRGLGAERGAEGGGARGADITSALSVTTEDDFGFGGTGDDEHQWLRKADTFTQADEDLISSETTYVAMLREELWQALSAHVAMGRKEKIDAGLNCLEQIEWFWGVEGMQKVQEVRALVKDNKMDSAGAVISTVTASMSSVTGSMQGRHHCFYVLVVVPPYTFRNSDHRVNLAAELRRIASKEQSQDSSLVYRIVEVDSVRRALLATIVNPDILAVVIQDNVPIEHWHASSHALVGFEGFVRGIDMFVDSPVAKMKAGAPVLPALIRSIAQCRSNIDIFCVCTAMGLGTLEPVNHLVKRAFFPNDDHSDLHEAILAGVRSKMRCPFFEALRRYAERPIGVFHALAISRGNSVRRSKWIQGLIDFYGVNIFKAESSATCGGLDSLLDPHGSLLDAQNLAARAYDANYAFFVTNGTSTSNKIVLQALLRPSDVVLVDRDCHKSHHYGFVLAGSSPCYLDAYPLHRFSMYGGVPLEEIKKALLAYRVAGRLEEVKLLVLTNCTFDGIVYNVKRVIEECLALKPDLAFLFDEAWFSYATFHPILKTRTAMHAANEIRRWLMEGKYHRLHRELLDGLGADDLSSLSSATLATTRLYPDPRRMRVRVYATHSIHKSLTALRQGSMILVNDDLFESHVHTPFKEAYYTHMSTSPNYQILATIDVGRSQMELEGYGLVERQIEAAFFIRRLLTRDLLVRKYFTVLSPRDMIPSAMRQHSRELLCEEALQCEMNVQTLEQVWLSDDEFVLDPTRITLFTGLSGLDGDTFKVKWLMDKYGIQINKTSRNSVLFMTNIGTTRSSCIFLKACIRSCAQELEMRRLMSSARELEEVNDAIHALVEDCPDLPNFSAFHPAFKKTVFEFDARDDSRESGEDAGADGDEVTPSRGSRESDNDDEEQADDGQGTAVGAQRQKLSAFVKDGDLRSAFYLAYDEDVVRYLSLTEAKEAILRGEQLVATTFVIPYPPGFPVAVPGQVLTVALIDFLLKLDVKEIHGYDNKLGFRVFSKEILDRQMRLRSKGEKPRQKDVALFVKKHSLNLTVSPPGAEVPGGESPREKDAEAESPPPSASLPTDATTANGSSNAGHSTDRTSAPRMDGAKE from the exons ATGTTGGAGCGCAGAGGGACGCTGCGTTACGGGGCggagcgtcgcctgcgtcagtTCGGTTCGCGCGACAGCGTCTTGTTGGTCCCGGGAACGCCCTTCTCGATGCAGTCGACGTCGGGCGTGTTTCTTCCTTTTGGGGCGGGCGGGGagccgctctcgctctctcgggGTTCGGAGTCGCCGCAGGACTTTGACGTCGACAGCGTGATGCGCGCGCatccgcagccggcgcgtgGAGGGCTCCACCACCGctccggcgccggcaggagaggcgacggcgagaagagcgaccgcggcggcgcggccgcctcgcgccggtgCTACGGACCCCACGCTGGCGCTtccggccgcgccgcagccacgcggACGCTCTCGCCCTACGGCGACCGGGACGAAGGCGGTGCGGGGAGTCGGCGCGGTctcggcgcggagcgcggcgccgagggcgggggtgcgcgcggcgcagacatcacctctgcgctctccgtGACGACTGAGGACGACTTCGGCTTCGGGGGAactggcgacgacgagcacCAGTGGCTGCGGAAGGCCGACACCTTCACGCAGGCGGACGAAGACCTCATCAGCTCGGAGACGACCTACGTCGCGATGCTCAGGGAGGAACTCTGGCAGGCGCTCTCGGCGCACGTCGCCATGGGTCGAAAGGAGAAAATCGACGCCGGCCTCAACTGCCTCGAACAG ATTGAGTGGTTCTGGGGCGTCGAAGGCATGCAGAAGGTGCAGGAAGTTCGCGCCCTGGTGAAAGACAACAAAATggacagcgccggcgccgtcatCTCCACGGTCACAGCCTCCATGTCTTCGGTCACCG GGAGCATGCAGGGCCGGCACCACTGCTTCTACGTGTTGGTGGTGGTGCCTCCGTACACGTTTCGCAACAGTGACCATCGCGTGAAtctggcggcggagctgcggcgaATTGCGTCGAAGGAGCAGTCGCAGGATTCGTCGCTGGTGTATCGCATCGTGGAGGTAGACAGTGTGCGccgggcgctgctggcgacgaTTGTGAATCCAGACATTCTGGCGGTCGTGATTCAAGACAACGTGCCGATCGAACACTGGCACGCCTCGTCGCACGCGCTGGTCGGCTTCGAAGGTTTTGTTCGCGGGATTGACATGTTCGTGGACAGCCCCGTGGCAAAGATgaaggccggcgcgccggtgctgccggcgctgaTTCGCAGCATCGCGCAGTGCCGCAGCAACATCGACATCTTCTGCGTGTGCACCGCCATGGGGCTGGGCACTCTCGAGCCCGTTAACCACCTGGTGaagcgcgccttcttccccaACGACGACCACTCTGACCTGCATGAGGCGATTCTTGCCGGCGTCCGCAGCAAGATGCGCTGTCCCTTCTTCGAGGCCCTGCGCCGCTACGCCGAGCGGCCCATCGGCGTCTTCCACGCACTCGCCATCTCCCGCGGAAACTCCGTCCGCCGCAGCAAGTGGATTCAGGGCTTGATCGACTTCTACGGCGTCAACATCTTCAAAGCCGAAAGCAGCGCCActtgcggcggcctcgactcCCTCCTCGACCCCCACGGCTCTCTCCTCGACGCCCAAAacctcgccgcccgcgcctaCGACGCAAACTACGCGTTCTTCGTCACAAACGGCACCTCGACCTCCAACAAAATCGTCCTCCAG gcgctgctccgGCCGAGCGACGTGGTGCTTGTCGACCGGGACTGCCACAAGTCGCACCACTACGGCTTTGTGTTGGCGGGGAGCTCGCCCTGCTACCTCGACGCGTATCCGCTGCACCGTTTTTCGATGTACGGCGGCGTGCCGCTGGAGGAGATCaagaaggcgctgctggctTACCGCGTGGCGGGACGCCTCGAAGAAGTCAAGCTGCTGGTGCTAACAAACTGCACGTTCGACGGCATCGTCTACAACGTCAAGCGCGTGATTGAGGAGTGTCTGGCGCTCAAGCCCgacctcgccttcctcttcgatGAAGCTTGGTTCTCCTACGCGACCTTCCACCCCATCCTGAAAACCCGAACGGCCATGCACGCCGCCAACGAAATCCGCCGCTGG TTGATGGAGGGCAAGTATCATCGCCTGCATCGCGAGCTGCTGGACGGCCTGGGCGCGGACGatctctcttcgctctcttcggcgacgctcgcgacgacgcggctgtATCCCGAcccgcggcgcatgcgcgtgcggGTCTACGCGACGCACTCGATTCACAAGTCGCTCACAGCGCTGCGCCAGGGCAGCATGATTCTGGTGAATGACGACTTGTTCGAGTCGCATGTTCACACGCCCTTCAAGGAGGCGTATTACACGCACATGTCGACTTCGCCCAACTACCAAATTCTCGCCACCATCGACGTCGGTCGGTCTCAGATGGAGCTCGAGGGATACGGCCTCGTTGAGCGCCAAATCGAAGCTGCCTTCTTCATCCGCCGCCTGCTCACCAGAGACTTGCTCGTTCGGAAATACTTCACG GTCttgtcgccgcgcgacaTGATTCCGTCGGCGATGCGCCAACAcagccgcgagctgctgtgcgaagaggcgctgcagtGCGAGATGAATGTGCAGACGCTGGAGCAAGTCTGGCTGTCGGATGACGAGTTCGTCCTCGACCCCACGCGGATTACGCTCTTCACGGG CTTGTCGGGTTTGGATGGCGACACGTTCAAGGTGAAGTGGCTGATGGATAAGTATGGCATTCAGATCAACAAGACGTCGCGGAACTCGGTGCTGTTCATGACGAATATTGGCACGACGCGCTCGTCCTGCATTTTCCTCAAAGCCTgcatccgcagctgcgcgcagGAGCTCGAGATGCGCAGGCTGAtgagctccgcgcgcgaacTCGAAGAAGTGAACGACGCCATTCATGCGCTCGTTGAGGATTGTCCCGACCTGCCAaacttctccgccttccacCCCGCATTCAAGAAGACCGTCTTCGAgttcgacgcgcgcgacgactcGCGCGAATcgggcgaggacgcaggcgcggacggcgacgaggtgACGCCGAGCAGAGggtcgcgcgagagcgacaaCGACGATGAGGAACAGGCAGACGACGGTCAGGGGACGGCggtcggcgcgcagcgacagaaGCTCTCCGCGTTTGTGAAGGACGGCGATCTGCGCTCTGCCTTCTACCTCGCCTACGACGAAGACGTGGTGCGCTACCTCTCGCTCACAGAAGCGAAAGAGGCGattctccgcggcgagcagctcgTCGCCACGACCTTCGTCATCCCCTACCCGCCCGGGTTCCCCGTCGCGGTCCCCGGCCAA GTGTTGACGGTCGCGTTGATCGATTTCCTGCTCAAGCTCGACGTGAAGGAGATTCACGGTTACGACAACAAGCtcggcttccgcgtcttctccaaGGAGATTCTGGATCGGCAGATGCGGCTGCGGAGCAAgggcgagaagccgcgccaGAAGGACGTGGCGCTTTTTGTGAAGAAGCACAGTCTGAATCTCACCGTCagcccgccaggcgccgaggTGCCTGGGGGGGAatcgccgcgcgagaaggacgcggaagccgagtctccgccgcccagcgCGAGCCTCCCCACCGACGCCACGACCGCGAACGGCTCCAGCAACGCAGGGCACTCGACCGACCGCACGTCAGCCCCGAGAATGGACGGCGCCAAGGAGTAA